From one Burkholderia pyrrocinia genomic stretch:
- a CDS encoding ABC transporter ATP-binding protein has product MKSDDVIVSFRGVRKTYDGETLVVKSLDLDIHRGEFLTLLGPSGSGKTTCLMMLAGFEFPTGGEIRLDGELLNNVPPHKRNIGMVFQNYALFPHLTVEQNVAYPLTVRKLPAAERAERVAHALKMVQMERFAKRYPAQLSGGQQQRIALARALVFEPKLVLMDEPLGALDKQLREHMQYELKALHEKLGVTFVYVTHDQGEALTMSDRVAVFDKGIVQQLDTVDCLYESPCNEFVANFIGDSNRLRGTIARVDGEFCEFRLDDGTQLVGRHIGEAAEGASAVACIRPERMSLAAHGANGHANGAAANRLTGEARSLIYFGDHVRMRCALPGQDECFVKVPLGTGALDAFSPGAPVSLAFAPEHLRVFA; this is encoded by the coding sequence ATGAAGTCCGATGATGTGATCGTCAGTTTTCGCGGTGTGCGGAAGACTTATGACGGCGAAACGCTGGTCGTCAAATCGCTCGACCTCGATATCCACCGCGGGGAATTCCTGACGCTGCTCGGGCCGTCGGGTTCGGGCAAGACGACCTGCCTGATGATGCTCGCCGGTTTCGAGTTTCCGACCGGCGGCGAGATTCGCCTGGACGGCGAACTCCTGAACAACGTGCCGCCGCACAAGCGCAACATCGGCATGGTGTTCCAGAACTACGCGCTGTTCCCGCACCTGACGGTCGAGCAGAACGTCGCGTATCCGCTGACCGTGCGCAAGCTGCCGGCCGCCGAGCGCGCGGAGCGCGTCGCGCATGCGCTGAAGATGGTGCAGATGGAGCGCTTCGCGAAACGCTATCCGGCGCAGTTGTCGGGCGGCCAGCAGCAGCGCATCGCGCTGGCGCGTGCGCTCGTGTTCGAGCCGAAGCTCGTGCTGATGGACGAGCCGCTCGGCGCGCTCGACAAGCAACTGCGCGAACACATGCAGTACGAACTGAAGGCGCTGCACGAAAAGCTTGGCGTGACTTTCGTCTACGTGACGCACGACCAGGGCGAGGCGCTGACGATGTCCGATCGTGTGGCCGTGTTCGACAAGGGCATCGTGCAGCAGCTCGACACCGTCGATTGCCTGTACGAATCGCCGTGCAACGAATTCGTCGCGAACTTCATCGGCGACAGCAACCGGCTGCGCGGCACCATCGCACGCGTCGACGGCGAATTCTGCGAGTTCCGGCTCGACGACGGCACGCAGCTCGTCGGCCGCCATATCGGCGAAGCCGCCGAGGGCGCGTCGGCCGTCGCGTGCATCCGCCCCGAACGCATGAGCCTCGCCGCGCACGGCGCGAACGGGCACGCGAACGGCGCAGCCGCGAACCGGCTGACCGGCGAGGCACGCAGCCTCATCTATTTCGGCGATCACGTGCGCATGCGCTGCGCGCTGCCCGGCCAGGACGAATGCTTCGTGAAGGTGCCGCTCGGCACCGGCGCGCTCGACGCGTTCTCGCCTGGCGCGCCGGTTTCGCTCGCATTCGCGCCCGAACACCTGCGCGTGTTCGCGTGA
- a CDS encoding PLP-dependent aminotransferase family protein yields MDTVILADWLSARLDRGSSEPMYRQLLQQMQQAILTGELGPGTKLPSSRTLAADLSIARNTVLHVYDQLTAEGYVLTTTGSGTYVADTRPDAAAIRAPGAAPPPSDAGTLPLPDAQGSLSMRGRQLIEHAGVSRRQWGAFMPGVPDVSEFPSRTWSRLQARLWKEANPELLTYAPGGGYRPLRRALADYLRVARSVKCSPDQVIITTGIHQSIDLAVRLLSDIGDRAWVEEPCYWGVRSVLQAAGLTLAPVPVDQEGLAPRAGDMQHPPRLVLVTPSHQYPLGMVMSLARRRMLLEYARQHRCWIIEDDYDSEFRYGSRPLASLQGLDDGGRVIYVGSLGKMLFPGLRMGYMVVPEHLVDTFRTGLSELYREGQLMQQAVLAEFIMDGHLTSHVRRMRTLYGERRQLMIDAIRARFGDALPVMGDEAGLHLVLGLPDACDDRAVTQSAFDAGVIVRPLTSYYSNRDTAQRGLLLGYACVPHESIGPAFDTLANTIEQHLPRHITRAA; encoded by the coding sequence TTGGATACCGTGATCCTTGCCGACTGGCTCTCCGCCCGCCTCGACCGCGGCTCGTCCGAGCCGATGTACCGGCAGTTGCTGCAGCAGATGCAGCAGGCCATCCTGACCGGGGAATTGGGGCCAGGAACGAAACTGCCCAGCTCCCGGACGCTGGCGGCGGACCTGTCGATCGCGCGCAATACCGTGCTGCACGTGTACGACCAGTTGACGGCCGAAGGCTATGTGCTGACGACGACCGGCAGCGGCACCTACGTGGCCGACACGCGGCCGGACGCCGCGGCGATTCGCGCGCCGGGCGCCGCGCCGCCGCCGTCCGACGCCGGTACGCTGCCGCTGCCGGACGCGCAGGGCAGCCTGTCGATGCGCGGCCGGCAACTGATCGAGCACGCGGGCGTGTCGCGGCGCCAGTGGGGTGCGTTCATGCCGGGCGTGCCGGACGTGTCGGAGTTTCCGAGCCGCACGTGGAGCCGCCTGCAGGCGCGGCTCTGGAAGGAGGCCAACCCCGAGCTGCTGACCTATGCGCCGGGCGGCGGCTACCGGCCATTGCGGCGCGCGCTCGCCGATTACCTGCGCGTCGCGCGCTCGGTCAAATGCTCGCCGGACCAGGTGATCATCACGACCGGCATTCATCAGTCGATCGATCTCGCGGTGCGGCTGCTGTCCGACATCGGCGATCGCGCGTGGGTCGAGGAACCGTGCTACTGGGGCGTGCGCAGCGTATTGCAGGCGGCCGGCCTCACGCTCGCGCCGGTGCCGGTCGACCAGGAAGGGCTCGCCCCGCGTGCCGGCGACATGCAGCATCCGCCGCGGCTCGTGCTCGTCACGCCGTCGCATCAGTACCCGCTCGGGATGGTGATGAGCCTCGCGCGGCGCCGGATGCTGCTCGAATACGCGCGCCAGCACCGCTGCTGGATCATCGAGGACGACTACGACAGCGAATTCCGCTACGGCAGCCGGCCGCTCGCGTCGCTGCAGGGGCTCGACGACGGCGGCCGCGTGATCTACGTCGGCAGCCTCGGCAAGATGCTGTTCCCGGGCCTGCGGATGGGCTACATGGTCGTGCCCGAGCATCTGGTCGATACCTTCCGCACCGGGCTGTCGGAGCTGTACCGCGAAGGCCAGCTGATGCAGCAGGCCGTGCTCGCCGAATTCATCATGGATGGCCACCTGACGTCGCACGTAAGGCGGATGCGCACGCTGTACGGCGAGCGCCGGCAACTGATGATCGACGCGATCCGCGCGCGCTTCGGCGACGCGCTGCCCGTGATGGGCGACGAGGCCGGCCTGCACCTGGTGCTCGGCTTGCCCGACGCGTGCGACGATCGCGCGGTCACGCAGAGCGCGTTCGACGCGGGCGTGATCGTGCGCCCGCTCACCAGCTACTACAGCAACCGCGACACCGCGCAGCGCGGCCTGCTGCTCGGCTATGCGTGCGTCCCGCACGAAAGCATCGGGCCCGCGTTCGACACGCTCGCGAATACCATCGAGCAGCATCTGCCGCGGCACATCACGCGCGCGGCATAG
- a CDS encoding ABC transporter substrate-binding protein, translating into MKRASFTASRTALALALAVVGASATAAELTVVNFGGANGDAQKAAFNQPFEKATGNKVTAVEYNGEQAKVKAMVEAKHVNWDVVEVESGDLNRGCDEGLYEKLDWSKIAKKSDLIPESPQTCGVGFFVWSTALSYNADKLKSAPTGWADFWNVKKFPGKRGMRKGARYNLEFALMADGVATKDVYKVLGTKAGQDRAFKKLDELKPYIQWWEAGAQPPQFLVAGDVVMSTAYNGRIDAAQKEGKNLKVVWNGSIYDLDYWAIPKGSPNKALAEQYIAYSLTPKPQQAYAQHIAYGPANIAAIKSLDAKTLANLPNSPANGKNAVLEDIGFWTDHSDELEQRFAAWATK; encoded by the coding sequence ATGAAACGAGCAAGCTTTACGGCGAGCCGCACCGCACTGGCACTGGCGCTCGCCGTCGTCGGCGCATCGGCAACGGCCGCCGAACTCACGGTCGTCAACTTCGGCGGCGCGAACGGCGACGCGCAGAAGGCCGCGTTCAACCAGCCGTTCGAGAAGGCGACCGGCAACAAGGTCACCGCCGTCGAATACAACGGCGAGCAGGCGAAAGTGAAGGCGATGGTCGAGGCGAAGCACGTCAACTGGGACGTGGTCGAAGTCGAGTCGGGCGACCTGAACCGCGGTTGCGACGAAGGGCTGTACGAGAAGCTCGACTGGTCGAAGATCGCGAAGAAGTCCGACCTGATTCCGGAATCGCCGCAAACGTGCGGCGTCGGTTTCTTCGTGTGGTCGACGGCGCTGTCGTACAACGCGGACAAGCTGAAGTCGGCACCGACCGGCTGGGCCGATTTCTGGAACGTGAAGAAATTCCCCGGCAAGCGCGGGATGCGCAAGGGCGCGCGCTACAACCTCGAGTTCGCGCTGATGGCCGACGGCGTCGCGACGAAGGACGTGTACAAGGTGCTCGGCACGAAGGCTGGCCAGGACCGCGCGTTCAAGAAGCTCGACGAGCTGAAGCCGTACATCCAGTGGTGGGAAGCGGGCGCACAGCCGCCGCAGTTCCTCGTCGCCGGCGACGTCGTGATGTCGACCGCGTACAACGGCCGCATCGATGCCGCGCAGAAGGAAGGCAAGAACCTGAAGGTCGTGTGGAACGGCAGCATCTACGACCTCGACTACTGGGCGATTCCGAAGGGCTCGCCGAACAAGGCGCTGGCCGAGCAGTACATCGCGTATTCGCTGACGCCGAAGCCGCAGCAGGCGTATGCGCAGCACATCGCGTACGGCCCCGCGAACATCGCCGCGATCAAGTCGCTCGACGCGAAGACGCTCGCGAACCTGCCGAACTCGCCGGCCAACGGCAAGAACGCGGTGCTGGAGGACATCGGCTTCTGGACCGACCACAGCGACGAGCTCGAGCAGCGCTTCGCCGCGTGGGCGACGAAGTAA
- a CDS encoding lipase secretion chaperone: MAAREGRAPLARRAAVYGVVGLAAIAGVAMWSGAGWHRGTGSAGEAPDAAAVGGVAAAPPQAAAPASAGLPSSLAGSSAPRLPLDAGGHLAKVRAVRDFFDYCLTAQSDLSAAALDALVVREIAAQLDGTAAQAEALDVWHRYRAYLDALAKLRDAGAVDKSDLGALQLALDQRASIAYRTLGDWSQPFFGAEQWRQRYDLARLKIAQDRTLTDAQKAERLAALEQQMPADERAAQQRGDRQRAAIDQIAQLQKSGATPDAMRAQLTQTLGPEAAARVAQMQQDDAAWQSRYADYAAQRAQIESAGLSPQGRDAQIAALRQRVFTKPGEAVRAASLDRGAGSAQ, encoded by the coding sequence ATGGCGGCACGTGAAGGGCGCGCGCCGCTGGCGCGGCGCGCTGCAGTCTACGGTGTCGTGGGGCTGGCGGCGATCGCCGGCGTCGCGATGTGGAGCGGGGCGGGATGGCATCGCGGTACGGGTAGCGCCGGCGAAGCGCCCGATGCGGCGGCAGTGGGCGGCGTGGCTGCGGCACCGCCGCAGGCCGCCGCGCCGGCGAGCGCGGGCCTGCCGTCGTCGCTGGCCGGCTCCAGCGCGCCGCGGCTGCCGCTCGATGCGGGCGGCCATCTCGCGAAGGTGCGCGCGGTGCGCGATTTCTTCGACTACTGCCTGACCGCGCAGAGCGACCTCAGCGCGGCCGCGCTCGATGCACTCGTCGTGCGCGAGATTGCCGCGCAGCTCGACGGTACGGCGGCGCAGGCCGAGGCGCTCGACGTGTGGCATCGCTATCGCGCGTATCTCGACGCGCTCGCGAAACTGCGCGATGCCGGCGCAGTCGACAAGTCCGACCTGGGCGCGCTGCAGCTCGCGCTCGACCAGCGCGCATCGATCGCGTATCGCACGCTCGGCGACTGGAGCCAGCCGTTCTTCGGCGCGGAGCAGTGGCGGCAGCGCTACGATCTCGCGCGGCTGAAGATCGCGCAGGATCGCACGCTGACCGATGCGCAGAAGGCCGAACGGCTCGCGGCGCTGGAGCAGCAGATGCCGGCCGACGAACGCGCGGCGCAGCAGCGGGGCGACCGGCAGCGGGCCGCGATCGACCAGATCGCGCAACTGCAAAAGAGTGGGGCGACGCCCGATGCGATGCGCGCGCAACTGACGCAGACGCTCGGGCCCGAGGCCGCCGCGCGCGTCGCGCAGATGCAGCAGGACGACGCAGCGTGGCAGAGCCGCTACGCGGACTATGCCGCGCAGCGCGCGCAGATCGAGTCGGCCGGCCTGTCGCCGCAGGGCCGCGACGCGCAGATTGCCGCATTGCGGCAGCGCGTGTTCACGAAACCCGGCGAAGCCGTGCGCGCGGCGTCGCTCGATCGCGGGGCGGGCAGCGCGCAGTAA
- a CDS encoding Pr6Pr family membrane protein, translating to MSKAFFVAAYRLTAALLAVSTTLHGIAGYWGMPAFQLGNYLSYFTQLSSLYAATILAAGLWRIARPGSARYESMRGAAVLYVLITAIVYELLLARHDALRHITPAFNNWVLHRIVPLVMVCDWLYVEPRSPIARRSAFAWLGFPVVYLGYTLVRGALQNWYPYPFVDPRPHGYLPVAIQCSLIALGAAALALGIRWLGNHARQSGAATLKEG from the coding sequence ATGAGCAAGGCGTTCTTCGTTGCGGCCTACCGGCTGACCGCCGCGTTGCTCGCGGTGTCCACGACGTTGCACGGCATCGCCGGCTACTGGGGCATGCCCGCGTTCCAGCTCGGCAACTACCTCAGCTACTTCACGCAACTGAGCAGCCTCTACGCGGCCACGATACTGGCCGCGGGGCTCTGGCGCATCGCGCGCCCCGGCTCGGCCCGCTACGAATCGATGCGCGGCGCGGCCGTGCTGTACGTGCTGATCACCGCGATCGTCTACGAGCTGCTGCTCGCGCGCCACGATGCGCTGCGCCACATCACGCCGGCGTTCAACAACTGGGTGCTGCACCGGATCGTGCCGCTCGTCATGGTGTGCGACTGGCTGTACGTGGAGCCGCGCTCGCCGATCGCGCGGCGCAGCGCGTTCGCGTGGCTCGGTTTTCCGGTCGTCTATCTCGGCTATACGCTCGTGCGCGGCGCGCTGCAGAACTGGTACCCCTACCCGTTCGTCGATCCGCGGCCGCACGGCTACCTGCCGGTCGCGATCCAGTGCTCGCTGATCGCACTCGGCGCGGCGGCACTCGCACTGGGCATCCGCTGGCTCGGCAATCACGCGAGACAGTCCGGCGCCGCGACGCTGAAGGAAGGATGA
- a CDS encoding TonB-dependent copper receptor — MTIFQLRAPRASRNAGARRVPRMLKLTVPALAVGALAATATAAAAETTRAAGMPADDAAVLLPPVEVVATPLTTPLVVVTDPKAPRQPLPASDGADYLKTIPGFTSIRSGGTNGDPVLRGMFGSRLNILANGMPTLGACPNRMDAPTSYIAPESYDKVTVVKGPQTVLYGPGASAGTVLFERVTPRFDKPGMRFEGSLVGGSFGRNDQNIDVTAGTPDVYGRVTANHAHSQDYKDGNGNTVPSQWDKWNADAALGWTPDDHTRVELTAGTGDGYAKYAGRGMDGAHFRRETFGLSFDKRHLGDVLDRIEARVYYNEADHVMDNYTLRQPDPTSSMPMRMAAEVRRRTFGARAAATFRFGDDFKLVTGVDAQSNRLDSRSAMGRQNYGDQPWDAQATMWNAGAFGELTWYASGVSRVIGGARVDYASARDKRATTSGMMMSKPNPTFDDDRARVLPSGFVRYERDLASLPVTWYAGIGHAERYPDYWELFSAKRGPAGSVNAFSAVQPEKTTQLDIGAQYKSDRFDAWVSAYAGYVQDFILFNYAAGMMGPTTQATNVNAQIMGGEAGVSWRPVAPLRVETSLAYAWGRNVASGDPLPQMPPLEVRIGLEYTRGAWSAGGLWRIVAPQHRYALNEGNVVGKDFGPSTGFGVLSLHTQYNVSKTVQVSVGVDNVLNKAYTEHLNLAGNAGFGYPANAPVMEPGRTAWVRVSAKL; from the coding sequence ATGACCATTTTCCAGTTGCGTGCGCCGCGGGCGTCACGCAATGCCGGTGCGCGGCGCGTGCCGCGCATGTTGAAACTCACCGTTCCCGCGCTCGCCGTCGGCGCGCTGGCCGCGACCGCGACCGCTGCCGCGGCCGAAACGACTCGCGCGGCCGGCATGCCTGCGGACGATGCGGCCGTGCTGCTGCCGCCCGTCGAAGTCGTCGCGACGCCGCTGACGACGCCGCTCGTCGTCGTCACGGATCCGAAGGCGCCGCGCCAGCCGCTGCCCGCCAGCGACGGCGCGGATTACCTGAAGACGATTCCCGGCTTCACGTCGATTCGCAGCGGCGGCACGAACGGCGATCCGGTGCTGCGCGGGATGTTCGGGTCGCGGCTGAACATCCTGGCGAACGGGATGCCGACGCTCGGCGCCTGCCCGAACCGGATGGATGCGCCGACGTCGTATATCGCGCCGGAAAGCTATGACAAGGTCACCGTCGTGAAGGGGCCGCAGACCGTGCTGTACGGCCCGGGCGCGTCGGCCGGCACCGTGCTGTTCGAGCGCGTGACGCCGCGTTTCGACAAGCCGGGCATGCGTTTCGAGGGCAGCCTCGTCGGCGGCTCGTTCGGTCGCAACGACCAGAACATCGACGTGACGGCCGGCACGCCGGACGTCTACGGCCGCGTGACCGCAAACCACGCGCATTCGCAGGACTACAAGGACGGCAATGGCAACACGGTGCCGTCGCAGTGGGACAAGTGGAACGCCGATGCGGCGCTCGGCTGGACGCCCGACGACCACACACGGGTCGAACTGACGGCGGGCACGGGCGACGGCTACGCGAAGTATGCGGGTCGCGGGATGGACGGCGCGCATTTCCGCCGCGAGACGTTCGGCCTGTCGTTCGACAAGCGGCATCTCGGCGACGTGCTCGACCGGATCGAGGCGCGCGTGTACTACAACGAAGCCGACCATGTGATGGACAACTACACGTTGCGGCAGCCCGACCCGACCAGCAGCATGCCGATGCGGATGGCGGCGGAGGTGCGGCGCCGCACGTTCGGCGCGCGCGCGGCCGCGACGTTCCGTTTCGGTGACGACTTCAAGCTCGTGACCGGTGTCGACGCGCAATCGAACCGGCTCGATTCGCGCTCGGCGATGGGGCGGCAGAACTACGGCGACCAGCCGTGGGATGCGCAGGCGACGATGTGGAACGCGGGCGCGTTCGGCGAGCTGACGTGGTACGCGAGCGGCGTGTCGCGCGTGATCGGCGGCGCGCGCGTCGACTACGCGAGCGCACGCGACAAGCGCGCGACGACGAGCGGGATGATGATGAGCAAGCCCAACCCGACCTTCGACGACGATCGCGCGCGCGTGCTGCCGAGCGGCTTCGTGCGCTACGAGCGCGATCTCGCGTCGCTGCCCGTTACGTGGTACGCGGGGATCGGTCATGCGGAGCGCTATCCCGACTACTGGGAGCTGTTCTCCGCGAAGCGCGGGCCGGCCGGTTCGGTCAACGCGTTCTCGGCGGTGCAGCCGGAGAAGACCACGCAGCTCGACATCGGCGCGCAATACAAGAGCGACCGGTTCGATGCGTGGGTGTCGGCCTACGCAGGTTATGTGCAGGACTTCATCCTGTTCAACTACGCGGCCGGCATGATGGGCCCGACCACGCAGGCGACCAACGTCAACGCACAGATCATGGGCGGCGAAGCGGGCGTGTCGTGGCGGCCGGTTGCGCCGCTGCGCGTCGAGACGTCGCTCGCGTATGCGTGGGGGCGCAACGTGGCGAGCGGCGATCCGCTGCCGCAGATGCCGCCGCTCGAGGTGCGCATCGGGCTCGAATACACGCGCGGCGCGTGGTCGGCCGGCGGCCTGTGGCGGATCGTTGCGCCGCAGCATCGTTATGCACTGAATGAGGGCAACGTGGTCGGCAAGGACTTCGGCCCGAGTACCGGATTCGGCGTGCTGTCGCTGCATACGCAATACAACGTCAGCAAGACCGTGCAGGTCTCGGTCGGCGTCGACAACGTGCTGAACAAGGCCTACACCGAGCATCTGAACCTCGCCGGCAACGCGGGCTTCGGCTATCCGGCGAACGCACCGGTGATGGAACCGGGCCGTACCGCATGGGTACGCGTGAGCGCGAAGCTGTAG
- a CDS encoding DUF2946 domain-containing protein, translated as MLYRHRHLTAWLGVLAIWFAIAAPLVSQWRIAQAATPDAIVCSAEHGPHRSPDAGRMHDHALHLDACGYCGFFAHSPAIGVPAAASFASASVASVSAAAPPAVAARADRYPRAYPRAPPERA; from the coding sequence ATGCTGTACCGACATCGTCACCTGACCGCCTGGCTTGGCGTGCTCGCGATCTGGTTCGCGATCGCGGCGCCGCTGGTGTCGCAGTGGCGCATCGCGCAGGCGGCCACGCCTGACGCAATCGTCTGCAGTGCAGAGCATGGCCCGCATCGGTCGCCCGATGCGGGCCGCATGCACGATCACGCGTTGCATCTCGATGCGTGCGGCTACTGCGGCTTCTTCGCGCACAGCCCCGCGATCGGCGTGCCTGCCGCCGCATCGTTCGCTTCCGCTTCCGTCGCTTCCGTTTCCGCCGCCGCGCCGCCTGCCGTCGCGGCGCGCGCCGACCGCTATCCGCGCGCGTATCCACGCGCACCGCCCGAGCGCGCCTGA
- a CDS encoding esterase/lipase family protein yields MARSMRSRVVAGAVACAMSVAPFAGATAVMTLATTHAAMAATAPADDYATTRYPIILVHGLTGTDKYAGVLEYWYGIQEDLQQHGATVYVANLSGFQSDDGPNGRGEQLLAYVKTVLAATGATKVNLVGHSQGGLTSRYVAAVAPDLVASVTTIGTPHRGSEFADFVQGVLAYDPTGLSSSVIAAFVNVFGILTSSSHNTNQDALASLKTLTTAQAAAYNQNYPSAGLGAPGSCQTGAPTETIGGNTHLLYSWAGTAIQPTLSVFGVTGATDTSTIPLVDPANALDPSTLALFGTGTVMINRGSGPNDGLVSKCSALYGKVLSTSYKWNHIDEINQLLGVRGANAEDPVAVIRTHANRLKLAGV; encoded by the coding sequence ATGGCCAGATCGATGCGTTCCAGGGTGGTGGCAGGGGCAGTGGCATGCGCGATGAGCGTCGCGCCGTTCGCGGGGGCGACCGCGGTGATGACGCTTGCGACGACGCACGCGGCGATGGCGGCGACCGCGCCCGCCGACGACTACGCGACGACGCGTTATCCGATCATCCTCGTGCACGGGCTCACGGGTACCGACAAGTACGCGGGCGTGCTCGAGTACTGGTACGGCATCCAGGAAGACCTGCAGCAGCATGGCGCGACCGTCTACGTCGCGAACCTGTCGGGCTTCCAGAGCGACGACGGGCCGAACGGGCGCGGCGAACAGTTGCTCGCGTACGTGAAGACGGTGCTCGCCGCGACGGGCGCGACCAAGGTCAATCTCGTCGGCCACAGCCAGGGCGGGCTCACGTCGCGTTACGTTGCGGCTGTCGCGCCCGATCTCGTCGCGTCGGTGACGACGATCGGCACGCCGCATCGCGGCTCCGAGTTCGCCGACTTCGTGCAGGGCGTGCTCGCATACGATCCGACCGGGCTTTCGTCATCGGTGATCGCGGCGTTCGTCAATGTGTTCGGAATCCTGACGAGCAGCAGCCACAACACGAACCAGGACGCACTCGCGTCGCTGAAGACGCTGACGACCGCCCAGGCCGCCGCGTACAACCAGAACTATCCGAGCGCGGGCCTCGGTGCGCCGGGCAGTTGCCAGACCGGCGCGCCGACGGAAACCATCGGCGGCAACACGCATCTGCTGTATTCGTGGGCCGGCACGGCGATCCAGCCGACGCTCTCCGTGTTCGGTGTCACGGGCGCGACGGACACGAGCACCATTCCGCTCGTCGATCCGGCGAACGCGCTCGACCCGTCGACGCTCGCGCTGTTCGGCACGGGCACGGTGATGATCAACCGCGGCTCGGGCCCGAACGACGGGCTCGTATCGAAGTGCAGCGCGCTGTACGGCAAGGTGCTGAGCACGAGCTACAAGTGGAACCATATCGACGAGATCAACCAGTTGCTCGGCGTGCGCGGTGCGAATGCGGAAGATCCGGTCGCGGTGATCCGCACGCATGCGAACCGGCTGAAGCTGGCGGGCGTGTAA
- a CDS encoding ABC transporter permease, with protein MTIAPSSPSTAALKRELKAAEARKRTMALMLVAPLAIFLLLIFVVPIGTLLTRAVQNPEIATALPNTVAALSGWDRKTPPADAAYVALAADMTKVADSEAMGALARRLNTEIPGYRSLVAKTARAMPLKGDNDAAAATLTPAQTRAKFIELDSRWGDVAYWQSIAKNGSQVSPFYLLAALDHKQDGFGHIVQADPDQSIYVAIFGRTFVIGIAVTLFALLLGYPLAYWISTLSERRANLVMILVLIPFWTSVLVRVAAWIVLLQSEGLINTALIGSGMISHPLTLLFNRIGVYISMTHILLPFMILPLYSVMKSIPPTYQRAAVSLGSHPFAAFWRVYVPQTYPGVGAGALLVFILAIGYYITPALLGGPNDQMVSYYVAYFTNVTINWGMACALGGLLLAATLVLYAVYGRFTRTNVSLG; from the coding sequence ATGACGATCGCGCCTTCCTCGCCGTCGACAGCCGCGCTCAAGCGCGAACTGAAGGCCGCCGAGGCCCGCAAGCGCACGATGGCGCTGATGCTGGTCGCGCCGCTCGCGATTTTCCTGCTGCTGATCTTCGTCGTCCCGATCGGCACGCTGCTCACGCGCGCGGTGCAGAACCCCGAGATCGCGACCGCGTTGCCGAACACGGTCGCCGCGCTGTCCGGCTGGGACCGCAAGACGCCGCCGGCCGACGCCGCGTACGTCGCGCTCGCAGCCGACATGACGAAGGTGGCCGACAGCGAGGCAATGGGCGCGCTCGCGCGGCGCCTGAACACCGAGATTCCCGGTTATCGCTCGCTCGTCGCGAAGACGGCGCGTGCGATGCCGCTGAAGGGCGACAACGATGCCGCCGCCGCGACGCTCACGCCCGCGCAGACGCGCGCGAAATTCATCGAGCTCGACTCACGCTGGGGCGACGTCGCGTACTGGCAGTCGATCGCGAAGAACGGCAGCCAGGTGTCGCCGTTCTACTTGCTCGCCGCGCTCGACCACAAACAGGACGGTTTCGGCCACATCGTGCAGGCCGATCCCGACCAGTCGATCTATGTCGCGATCTTCGGCCGCACGTTCGTGATCGGCATTGCGGTCACGCTGTTCGCGCTGCTGCTCGGCTACCCGCTCGCATACTGGATCTCGACGCTGTCGGAGCGGCGCGCGAACCTCGTGATGATCCTCGTGCTGATTCCGTTCTGGACGTCGGTGCTCGTACGCGTCGCCGCGTGGATCGTGCTGCTGCAGAGCGAAGGGCTCATCAACACGGCGCTGATCGGCAGCGGGATGATCTCGCATCCGCTGACGCTGTTGTTCAATCGCATCGGCGTGTACATCTCGATGACGCACATCCTGCTGCCGTTCATGATCCTGCCGCTGTACAGCGTGATGAAGTCGATCCCGCCGACCTACCAGCGCGCGGCCGTGTCGCTCGGCAGCCATCCGTTCGCCGCGTTCTGGCGCGTGTACGTGCCGCAGACCTATCCGGGCGTCGGCGCGGGCGCGCTGCTCGTGTTCATCCTCGCGATCGGCTACTACATCACGCCCGCGCTGCTCGGCGGGCCGAACGACCAGATGGTCAGCTACTACGTCGCGTACTTCACGAACGTGACGATCAACTGGGGCATGGCGTGTGCGCTCGGCGGGCTGCTGCTCGCGGCGACGCTCGTGCTGTATGCGGTGTACGGGCGCTTCACGCGCACCAACGTGAGCCTCGGTTGA
- a CDS encoding cytochrome b produces MKNILAKQRRYSSPAIFFHWAIFLLVALAYLAIEIRGPKGSDSRVFWMNVHLTAGTFVLVLSVLRVLWRVVSRVPEAIPQAALLRWLSTLSHVALYVFIIAQPLLGIMMINLGGKPVSLDWLGVSFTLFGPDKALRPTIKEAHELIGNAFYFVIGLHALAALYHHFIRRDDVLRRMAP; encoded by the coding sequence ATGAAAAACATCCTCGCGAAACAGAGGCGCTACAGCTCGCCCGCGATCTTCTTCCACTGGGCCATCTTCCTGCTGGTGGCGCTGGCGTACCTGGCCATCGAGATCCGCGGGCCGAAAGGCAGCGACAGCCGGGTGTTCTGGATGAACGTGCACCTCACCGCCGGCACATTCGTGCTCGTGCTGTCGGTGCTGCGCGTGCTGTGGCGGGTCGTCAGCCGCGTGCCGGAAGCCATTCCGCAGGCCGCGCTGCTGCGCTGGCTCTCGACGCTCTCGCATGTCGCGCTCTACGTGTTCATCATCGCGCAGCCGCTGCTCGGCATCATGATGATCAACCTGGGCGGCAAGCCGGTGTCGCTCGACTGGCTCGGCGTGTCGTTCACGCTGTTCGGCCCGGACAAGGCGCTGCGGCCGACGATCAAGGAAGCGCACGAGCTGATCGGCAACGCGTTCTACTTCGTGATCGGCCTGCATGCGCTGGCCGCGCTGTATCACCATTTCATCCGGCGCGACGACGTGTTGCGCCGCATGGCGCCCTGA